The Aerosakkonema funiforme FACHB-1375 sequence GTTCCTTGAGTTGGCGCAAGCAAGCGGTCATGGCGTGAGTTGCGGCAAATAAACCAGAGAGGGGGAAGACTACAATTTTGAAACCCAACTCTTGTAATTGCGAACCGGTCAGGAAGGGAGTTTTCCCGCCTTCGATCATATTTGCAAACAATGGTACATCGGGGAAAGCAGATGCGATCGCTTTCAAATCCTCCACTGACTGCGGCGCTTCAATAAACACCACATCCGCGCCAGCTTCGTAATAAGCGCGACCCCGACGAATCGCTTCTTCCAATCCCAATGGCGCTAAAGCATCGGTTCGTCCTATAATTACCAAACCGCTATCAGCGCGGGCGTGGACTGCGGCGCGGATTTTTTCTACCTGTTCCGCCATTGGGATAACGCGCTTACCCTGGTAGTGACCGCATTTTTTCGGCCATTCTTGGTCTTCCAAAATGACTCCGGCGACTCCCAGATTTACGGCGTCGGTGACAGTCCTAATTACATTTAAAGGATTGCCATAACCGGTATCGATATCGGCAACTAAAGGAATGTTAATCG is a genomic window containing:
- a CDS encoding isocitrate lyase/PEP mutase family protein; the encoded protein is HELRKILDRSGILVLPGVYDCLSAKLAEQLGFEIVFTSGFGISASTLGRPDYGFLTATEMLYSVGRIAQSINIPLVADIDTGYGNPLNVIRTVTDAVNLGVAGVILEDQEWPKKCGHYQGKRVIPMAEQVEKIRAAVHARADSGLVIIGRTDALAPLGLEEAIRRGRAYYEAGADVVFIEAPQSVEDLKAIASAFPDVPLFANMIEGGKTPFLTGSQLQELGFKIVVFPLSGLFAATHAMTACLRQLKEQGTTTGFSNLVSFPEFEQIIEVPKYRQLEQEYSISPSPNP